The Engystomops pustulosus chromosome 1, aEngPut4.maternal, whole genome shotgun sequence genome has a window encoding:
- the OAZ1 gene encoding LOW QUALITY PROTEIN: ornithine decarboxylase antizyme 1 (The sequence of the model RefSeq protein was modified relative to this genomic sequence to represent the inferred CDS: deleted 1 base in 1 codon), which translates to MVKSSLQRILNSHCFAREKEGNKRSSTMPLLSIPSNSSESSRVSFNCCSNLGPGPRWCSDVPHPPLKIPGGRGNSQRDHNLSANLFYSDNRLIITEDLTSNSRTRILNVQSRLTDGKQVDWRAVLNNNNLYVEIPTGTLPDGSKDSFAVLLEFAEEQLQVDHVFICFHKNRDDRAALLRTFSFLGFEIVRPGHPLVPKRPDACFMAYTFERDSSDDD; encoded by the exons ATGGTGAAATCCTCCCTCCAGCGGATACTCAATAGCCATTGCTTTGCCAGAGAAAAAGAAGGAAATAAAAGAAGCAGCACCATGCCTCTTCTGAGTATTCCCAGTAATAGTAGTGAAAG TTCCAGGGTTTCTTTCAATTGCTGTAGTAACCTGGGTCCAGGGCCTCGGTGGTGTTCC GATGTCCCTCACCCACCCCTGAAGATCCCAGGTGGGCGAGGGAATAGTCAAAGGGATCACAATCTTTCAGCTAATTTATTTTATTCT GATAATAGGCTGATTATTACAGAAGATCTTACATCCAATAGCAGGACCAGAATTTTAAATGTCCAATCCAGGTTAACGGATGGCAAACAAGTGGACTGGAGAGCCGTGTTAAACAATAATAACCTATATGTAGAAATACCGACCGGCACACTCCCTGATGGGAGCAAAGATAG ttttgcTGTTCTGTTGGAATTTGCAGAGGAGCAGCTGCAGGTTGATCATGTCTTCATCTGTTTCCACAAGAACAGAGATGATAGAG CTGCACTCCTCCGCACCTTCAGCTTCTTGGGCTTTGAGATTGTGAGACCTGGACATCCCCTTGTCCCTAAGAGACCAGATGCTTGCTTCATGGCTTACACATTTGAAAGAGATTCTTCTGATGACGATTAG